From Brassica oleracea var. oleracea cultivar TO1000 chromosome C3, BOL, whole genome shotgun sequence, a single genomic window includes:
- the LOC106333313 gene encoding basic endochitinase CHB4: MAIQNAILKHALIHFLFILAILAENAFTQNCMDTSCPGLKQCCSRWGSCGTGEDYCGFFCFSGPCNIKGKYYGYDYNVEAEPGGKIESIITPALFDSIMSKVESNCSAKGFYNYKAFITAFKSFGAYKGKVAKREIAAIFAHFSYGSKGFCYKEEISPEKYCSKSKKYPCEPGKYYYGRGLLQSITWNEYYGAAGKHLGLPLLKDPDLVARSTEVAFKFAMWFWNRNVRPALYLGFGEITKRVDGRECSNWRRDGPNSKVKQYIEFCKMLGVTPDQGLDCF, from the exons ATGGCAATCCAAAACGCGATTCTAAAACACGCTCTTATTCATTTCCTCTTTATTTTAGCAATTTTGGCCGAGAATGCGTTCACACAAAATTGCATGGATACTAGTTGTCCTGGCCTAAAGCAATGTTGCAGCAGATGGGGTTCCTGTGGCACCGGAGAAGATTACTGCGGATTCTTTTGTTTCAGTGGACCTTGCAATATCAAAGGTAAATATTACGGCTATGACTATAACGTGGAAGCAGAACCGGGTGGTAAAATAGAGAGTATCATCACACCAGCGTTGTTCGACAGCATCATGAGCAAAGTTGAAAGCAACTGCTCTGCAAAAGGATTCTACAATTATAAAGCTTTCATTACCGCTTTCAAATCATTTGGAGCTTACAAAGGAAAAGTGGCTAAACGCGAGATCGCCGCCATATTTGCTCATTTCTCATATGGATCTAAAG GCTTTTGTTACAAAGAAGAAATATCTCCCGAGAAGTACTGTTCAAAGAGCAAGAAATACCCTTGTGAACCAGGGAAATACTACTATGGTCGCGGTTTGCTCCAATCAATCACGTGGAACGAGTATTATGGTGCGGCTGGCAAGCACTTAGGGCTACCTCTACTGAAGGATCCAGATCTGGTGGCTCGTAGCACAGAAGTGGCTTTCAAATTCGCCATGTGGTTTTGGAATAGGAACGTGCGTCCGGCTTTGTACTTAGGATTTGGTGAAATCACAAAGAGGGTCGATGGCCGAGAATGCAGTAACTGGCGTCGCGACGGTCCGAATAGCAAGGTCAAACAATACATAGAGTTCTGCAAGATGCTTGGGGTCACTCCTGATCAAGGTCTCGATTGTTTTTAG
- the LOC106332944 gene encoding basic endochitinase CHB4-like, which produces MATHNVLLKNVLMIFLFTLTIMTETAFSQNCGKTGCKGNMCCSRWGYCGTTNAYCGTGCQSGPCKSKPKPTPTPSGSGGLNAGPRGTIASVVTPAFFNGIMSKVGRGCPAKGFYTRQAFIVAAQSFAAYKGTVAKREIAAMLAQFSHESGSFCYKEEIARGRYCSPSTTYPCQPGKNYYGRGPIQITWNYNYGAAGKFLGLPLLKDPDMVARSPTVAFKCAMWFWNKNVRPVLSRGFGATTRRINGGECDGGRPAAVQSRVNHYLDFCKKLGVTPGTNLKC; this is translated from the exons ATGGCAACACACAATGTTCTACTCAAAAACGTTCTCATGATTTTCCTCTTCACTTTAACCATCATGACAGAAACCGCATTTTCTCAGAACTGCGGTAAAACCGGTTGTAAAGGCAACATGTGCTGCAGCAGATGGGGATATTGTGGTACCACAAACGCTTACTGTGGCACGGGATGTCAGAGTGGACCTTGCAAATCCAAACCTAAACCTACTCCAACACCCAGCGGTAGCGGCGGTCTAAACGCTGGTCCTCGCGGTACCATAGCTAGCGTTGTTACCCCAGCGTTCTTCAACGGCATCATGAGTAAAGTCGGACGTGGTTGCCCAGCCAAAGGGTTCTACACTCGCCAGGCGTTCATCGTGGCCGCTCAATCGTTTGCAGCCTACAAAGGAACCGTTGCCAAGCGTGAGATTGCAGCCATGTTGGCTCAGTTCTCTCACGAATCTGGAA GTTTCTGCTACAAAGAAGAAATAGCTAGGGGAAGGTACTGCTCACCGAGCACAACGTACCCATGTCAACCGGGCAAGAATTACTACGGTCGTGGTCCAATCCAAATCACATGGAACTACAACTACGGTGCAGCCGGGAAGTTTCTTGGACTTCCTCTCTTGAAGGATCCAGATATGGTGGCTCGTAGCCCAACCGTGGCTTTCAAATGTGCCATGTGGTTTTGGAACAAAAATGTGCGTCCGGTTTTGAGCCGAGGATTTGGAGCCACCACGAGGAGGATCAATGGCGGTGAATGTGACGGTGGACGTCCAGCCGCAGTGCAGAGTAGGGTTAACCATTACTTGGATTTCTGCAAGAAGCTTGGGGTCACTCCTGGAACCAACCTCAAATGTTGA